Sequence from the Osmerus eperlanus chromosome 23, fOsmEpe2.1, whole genome shotgun sequence genome:
GGATTTACAGGTTGTCTGACTGAGCAGCTTAATGCACTCACAGACTGCCCTCCGTCTCACTGAGAAGCTTGTTTGTTTTCATTGTGACAAAGTTTAAATCTTGTCCCCTAATATCTTTTTTTGCAAGTATCTACCTTAGTGAAATGCACTTTGTCCCCAGACCCACGACAGTcagattcatgttgtttaatactAAGATGGGCATTaagtagggatgtgtgtgtttgtgtgtgtttgtggtggtggtgggggggggggggtaacaacATCGGACAGTAGTGCTCTCAAAGAGGTAGGGCTAGGGGAGGGTTAGTTTAAGTTaggagaagaaaacaagtctcaGTTGAgagcatggagggggggggtcagaatAAAGGGGAGGTGCTACTGTATTCATATGAAGGGGGATACGTATATTTACTTCAATACATCTCCTTttctgaatcaaaacgaagcTGTACGGACGAGGCGCAGCTGTAACTGCCGAACATGCGCTGTTGTTTCAGAGGTTGAAGACTTTCGAAAATAGTCTCGTGAAGGATGCTTCTGTCTCGAGCTTGCACCTGGAACTAGGAAGCAGTAAAGCGATTTTATTCGTTTGCTGTCACACGAAGACCTCAAACTTTTAATGTTTTACAGAATGTCACTGGAATACGCGATTCTTGTTCACTACATGGACTACTCTATTCCCTTCCTGTTACTGTTTTATTAGGTTACTTTAGCTGTTGGGCTACCTACCCCTGCAGGATCAATTGTTAGAGACGCACACATAAAGACATCAACGCCTTTTACTAGCACTTTTGTTGATCAAGCAGCTTTAAAGGAACTAAAACTACACGATACAGATAAGTTAGCATTAaggtttttttattattgtgctTGTGTGGGAAAAAATATATTGTTTAGATGTCAGATTACCACATTCttttacagtaaagtacagcACAAATTGACAAACTGTCAACAGCACTATTTTGACGATAGGCATGCCCGTGACTCCGTGAGTTGCCAAGGCATTTCAAAAGGAGAGTGTTGCATTTGCCTTCAGTTTATATTTATAATTCCCCTACCTGTCAATCAGCAAACAGAAGCTATCGGTATACACTGTTGCTTCTTCATTGCAACAACTTTATCAGACAGCAGTCATCACGCTGTGTCAGCacgcctgtgtgagtgtgctgtcATACCATAAGAGCACGTTGAGCCACACAGTTCAGCAGCCTCTCACGCGCTGTCCAACCAGGAACGGCCGCAGAATCAAGTACCACAGCGAGGGCTGAGCCACCCACCTACCAGCATCAAGATGACGGACGGTCCCAGGCAGCGTGGGAGCGTCGCCTCCGGAGGAGATGCTGCCGCCGGCTCCGAGAAAGACGCCGGTGGCGGTGGAGTGGCGTTAAAGAAAGAGATTGGCCTCGTGAGTGCCTGCGGAATTATAGTTGGTGAGTGTACCTTAGTGATCCTTATGTTGAGACACTGTCACTTTGATACTGGAAACCCAAAATGCAAATCTTATTGGGGGTCTGGaatatgtatgtctgtgtgcatgcgtctgcgtgcgtgcgtgcttgcTTGGTGTTTTTTAAAAGTCACCGGCTTGCATGCAACCTAGTCTACTGAACAGAAGCTCTGCTTAGAGCTTTTGGAAACAATACAGAGGCAACGTTGTTTAAAGTACATCTGTGGTGCAGACTGTGAGTGaactcacaaaaacacactcacaggtaGCTGAACAGATTTACCTTCGTAGAGGATAAATAATGAAGCACTTGTTATTTAGTCATTCACTGCCTGTGCCAGAACAGTTCTCCATTCTCATGGTTAGGCTTTCCAAACCTTGTGGTACAGTTGTTAATAATTCAACCCTTTCGATCATCCTCATGCAGTTACGCACTGCTGAAGGATTGCCTATACATGACCCAGACTGGCATCACACTTTTATTATCATCGCCTCACTTTTATTGTCTGCCGTTAGTTCCCCTTAAAGCACACAGTCCCTGGCACACAGTCCCTGGCAATTAAATGCATGTAAATATTGGAGGATTCTGTGAAATTAAAACATATATCCCACAAATGTGTGGGAAATGAGACCAGGATCAATCGGTCCAGACCTGAAAAACACATAATTTCAACATCCATAGTCAACACAGGGGTTATTATTGTATCGGATTCTAAATCCATACCATCTTTGGATCTGTTGAGCTCTAATTGATatgtttagagagagagagagagatagacagggagggagagagagacagggagggagatagagagagatagagatagacagggagggagagagagacagggagggagatagagagagatagagataggacagggagggagagagagacagggagggagatagagagagagagagatagacagggagggagagagagacagggagggagggagatagagagagatagacagggagggagagagagacagggagggagatagagagagagagaggatttgtTGGGTCCAGGTAAGTCACAGCCTGGCCGGTGGTCTCGACCTTGAGATGGCGATGATGACTCACTCGCGCACACATTTCCATGGTAACGGACCagaaagaggaaaggaaagtGCTCCCCAGGGACTAGAtgctgtgagaaagagagagggagagggttcacaggaagtgatgcacGAGACTCTGAAACGGCACCCTTTAATCTCCATTCGGTGAGGCTCAACAGTGAGCGCAAAAGAACAGGTTAGCATTGTATCCAAGCACACGCTTTCCTAACATCATTTTTTTTCCTGTCAACTAACTATCCATACGGAGGTTTGAAAGCATGAAGGTCTTTCTGTAGTTTTACAGCGATCCAGAGTCCAGTGCTTGTCTCCAAACTGTGGCCTCCAGATCACAGTCAGTGTCCTTGGCAAAGTCATTCattcacacaccacacctaATCAAATTTTCACCTCACATGAGGTGAAAATCCCTAATGCGTGCTGTTAATGACCTTCCCTATTGGGCCCTAAGCGGGGAATGATTTGCAGGTCTGGCTGCGTGTCGCTGGCAGCCATTTTGGCATTTCCACGTTTGATCTGACGTGTTTTGGATGGCgatgaaagagaaaaggagtttGCTGGGCTCATCAGAGCGATGCAATCAGTTAGGCTCAGAGTCACCACCTCACTCAGTCAGACAGGCTACAGGGAATGGGATTGCAACggaggactcacacacacacacacacaccgacacacaacacacacacacacacacagacacattttccCCGTTCGCCCCCTTTTCTATCTGTGCATCCTATTAgagttgtgtggtgtgtgtatatatgtgtgtgtgtctgtgtgagggagagagagagagagagagagagagagagtgtgagggagaggggagagagagagaaatgctgAAGGCTGGACTCCAGCCAGGCTGCAGGTTGTCTCAGCTGGGAGGGTCTAAGTTTAAGGCTCTGGACACAGGAAGTGAAAGCATTAATCTCTCACTCTGACCGAATTAATACAGCAAAAAAACGTCTCAATGCAGCTGCAAAAATGTTGATGTTTTTACTAGAGTAAAATATGTGCACGTGTGACTGTGCGTGTTTTCACCACCTGCGTTGGAGGACTCCAGAGATCATAGCTTAGAAGGAGATTCATTTGACTTTTTTTTGTTCTGGGCTCTTGACGTTCCGCAGAGGTGTTGTTGCTTTGTACTTGATCCATTGGAAcaaggaagagggaggtgagaggagcgTGGCTGGGGGAAGGCCCAGGGTTGGGTCCATAAAGGACAGGGAAGGCCCAGGTCTGGGTCCATAAAGGGACAGGGAAGGCCCAgggctgagtgagtgtgtgtgtgtgtgtcctgtcctgtctggaAGGGGAAATAGGGTGACAGGGGTGAAGAGGAAACCTGTATGTTTCTTTGTGATCAGcaccactcttacacacacacgcacacgcacacacacacacacacacacacacacaatgcaggtGCCTCCCTCCCACAAAAAGTATAATTGTGCTTCATAACAAACTCAACCAGTCTTAACTAGTTCCTGTGTACAGCACTATTCATAAGTAACATTTTGTTCAGCGTTTGAAAATGTAGTCTCATTACTGTCCAAGTGGAattctttctcccttcttttctctctctcttcctctctctctctctctctctctctctctctctctctctctctctctctctctctctctctctctctctctctctctctctctctctctctctctctgctgaaactctctttctctctcacacacagtctgtccTTGGTTGGGATTTATCTCACATTTACCTTTcacccacacacgtacatagaCAAGCCCACCAAAACTGCCCCACTGAACCGCAAACCTGAACATCTGCACACATGGAACGTGTTACGggtgttaaggtgtgtgtgtgtgtctgaggggctGAATCGCTAGTTTCAGGCATGTGGTGACCGATGGGATTGAACAGATGGGCACATTCGCACATTTTGTTCCAGAGATGGAACAAGAGATGTACGTCtcgaaagaagaagaagaaagacccAGGCTTGTTGGGCTTCAGTTATTTTTTTTGCAAAGTTAGCCATGCACATAGTTAATTGTGGTTAATGAATGTGCAAGAGAAGAAGGGTGTATTTTATATAGTAAGATAaggtgtctcacacacacatactgtacgtacacacacacgcacacactcacacacactaaaaccccACCCAAACTGAATGACCTGACAAGTGCACAGTTATCAATACCTTTGACTCTTGCACTGTAGAGCTAAATACCTCACAGCAAATCAGAATCAGGAGAGAGCTCCTAACAGCCTGCAACCTTTGACCGTGTCACCTCATTGGTTGTTGGGTTCACGTTCAGTTTATGCCTGATTAGTCAGCTCCGCCTAATTGGTGGActtgtgacccctgaccctggcctTGTCAGGTCTTTGGTGGGCACAAGTGAACCTGTCATGTGAACTGGACCTTGAACGGTCTTTGGTGGGCACAAGTGAACCTGTCATGTGAACTGGACCTTGAACAGCACAGCCTCTTTCATGTCCAACTCAGgagctgctttctctctctctctctctctctctctctctctctctctctctctctctctctctctctctctctctctctctctctctctctctctctctcttgctctcgctctctttcttcctctctctttcttcctctctctttcttcctctctcttttttcctctctctcttttgtttctctgtctctctttctctaaactGGCTCCTCTTTAAACTGGCTGAGAGTTTGATGCTTACAAAAACTGTCANNNNNNNNNNNNNNNNNNNNNNNNNNNNNNNNNNNNNNNNNNNNNNNNNNNNNNNNNNNNNNNNNNNNNNNNNNNNNNNNNNNNNNNNNNNNNNNNNNNNNNNNNNNNNNNNNNNNNNNNNNNNNNNNNNNNNNNNNNNNNNNNNNNNNNNNNNNNNNNNNNNNNNNNNNNNNNNNNNNNNNNNNNNNNNNNNNNNNNNNGTATACTgtgttttgtgagtgtgtcAATCTTAATCAACACACTCTTAGGCTTCAAGCTTCAAACCGAATTAGCATCCCAACAGCGATCACTGTTGGCAAATACAGTTATGTGTTATGAGGGGCCTCAGCTTCTAGACTTTATTTAATCTTACAGTGTTAGCacttcctaaacacacacatacacacacggatccctcccccaaaacacaccacacacacatattctcgtGAGGGACAGCTGGGTTAACAAGGCAGGGGCAGCGAAGTGTACCGAGCGGTTCATAAGCTTGTGTAGAATGTGTGGCCAAAGCATGCACCGGCGCTCATGGGCTCTTCTTATGCATCTATTCAGATGAAGCCCTAAACTGACCTTACTAGGAATCAAATCTGTATGAATCAACTGACAGCCATAGGAATCAACCCTGTGAATCCACAAACTCACATGAGAATCGGTTCGATGAATAAACTGACTCCCATAGGAATCAACTCTGGATGAATCATCTGACCCCAATAGCAATCAACTCTAGAGTATATGAATCGACAAACCCCCATGAAAATCAGCATAACATGAGTGGACAGAACCCCATAGGATTTAACTACATGAatcagtgtgtgtacatgggatTGTGTGCtaatccctccctttctccctccctccctccctccctccccctctccctccctccctccctccctctctccctccctctctccctccccccttccagctTCCTACGTCTGTGGATCGCCGTGCTGGTGATCTACCCCACCAACCAGGCAGTCATCGCCCTCACCTTCTCCAACTACGTCCTGCAGCCCCTCTTCCCCACCTGTTTCCCCCCGGAGAGCGGCCTGCGCCTGTTGGCCGCCGTCTGCCTGCGTGAGTCTCCACGCCCCGCCTCCATCCACACGCCCTACACTTAGCTAATTTAAGATACGCTTCTATCCAGTGACCTTGGAGAGGTTTCAGAAGGACAGGAGACTGTTCTGTACCAGTTCATGTTCCAGAACTATGTATACCTCAACTTTAAAGCTCTGGAATTTGACTAGAAGTCCCTCTAGATTCCTTACCTGTATCTCAGTGTTAGAGCATTGAACTAGAGATCAAGATGTCTCCGGTTCAAATCCCTATCACTttgaattttttatttatttattaacccAACACATGATTACGTTGATGTAGTTGATAAGTTGGGACCTTGTGGATCACTTGTCAGGTCTTGTGATGGTTGTGGGTTAGATTCCCAATACAACACTGGGAGATGGTTACAAAGAGGATTTGATTTGACCACCATCTTGGCTGAGGTGACCCGTGATCTCCCTACTGCTGAGGGAAAGGAGTCGGCCTTGGGTTGTTTAGCCCAGCCTGTTGTGCTCTGGCAACACTCTGAACTTTCTCACCACAGGTTAAGTCACAGAGgaatgtgagaaagagagggatgaagggagatgAGGGCAGGTTGGGGacatgggagaggaggaggagggagagatccgGGGGATGCTGGAGTGATAGATTGATCCCGTTTTATTCCATGTTGCTGGCAGTAGGGAGGAAGGTAAACAAGTTACATTTACTTTCCAGCTTGTGTTTGATGGTACCAGTCTACAGTAACTTtcttactttctctccctctttctttctttctttccctctctctctctctttctttctctctctctctctcgctccatctcCCTCACACTCTTCCTTTCTTCGTCTCCTTCactctttgttttctttttctgacgctctctctttctctgccactCTCTTTTCTTTGTACTTCACACTCCTTCGTGCCTTTGTGTGACTTAGCCCAATGCTCAGACCATAGAGGATAACCGACAGTaaagagagtggaggaagtCCAGGAGCGTGTTGGAACAAATGGATAGATGAGTTATCACCCGTCTGACAGTAGTAGATCTgggtacctcacacacactgtccaaataccacagacaggccacagacagagcgggagagacaaggaggtgtgtgtgtgtgtgtgcgtgtcaaacCAGTTCATAACAAGCCTCAGGAAGACATGCAGTAATATCAGTCCATAATATTATGTATTTTCTTTAATCTGTTTAACCTATCCATAAACCCGGTAGAACCGTATTGAAAGTGAAAAGGATATTTGTTTTTCCAAACAAAGTCATTTAATTAGTATGTCTATAAAGGAGATTTAAGTTGAGTATGTTTCCAAGAAAACGGTTCTGAAGTGAGACACAGCCCTTGGTGACCCGTAGAGGAATGCACCTGTGGCTATCTGGTGACATGTTGTTGTTCAGCCTTAAAGACGGACGGTggccctggaggacacacagtGCAGACAGCAGAGACACCTGGGACCTGGTGTTCTGAAAGGACAGGCCACCCCCCGAATATCTGGCAACcgattgtttttgtttgtaatcaGAGTGGTCTTGACCTAGATTTACCAGTTTTCCCCCCCCTGTGTCCCTGTCTTTTACTTGAGCCTTCGTCTGGCATGGTGAAAAGGTCCTTGTGTAAGCGGAGACTGGGTCTGGCCCACAATCATTTCCATTGGCTGACTCAGCAGTGTTTTTCAAGCGTTCCAACATGTACGAGAACACAGCAACCTGATTGGCCAAGGCCTCTGCATGATTTCGTTTCCCCTGAAGTAAATTGGACAGATGTTATCAAGCAGCTTTTCTGTTATGtacatctttttcttttttgtatctTCCGAATTTCGTGTTGTTGCTCAGACAGTTGGGAAACTGGGTGAGAGGTTACAAGGGGTTACTAATGCAGCCCTCGTACCCCACCAAcgcccctcacactctctctctctttctctacctatcTTCCCTCACTTTGTCTGCTGTTACCTGTTCTTTCTCCAGTGTTCTAAACCCACGAGCACAGTTTGTTCTGCTGGTGGTTATCGTCATCAATCAAGTTTAGTATCCCACCACGCCGAATACTTAGAACCCAATCCCTAGAACCCCCAGCCATAGATAGATCTGGACTGCTCTCTGTCCCCGTGTGCAAGACTGACGTTAGTCACCAGCACAGGAACCTTTTTTTGCAGAGTGtgcagtaaaaaacaaaacaagtgcaGTATAGCTACTCCCACAACTGCAGAGAGgaaatgtgtgcgtgcgtgcttgtgcatgtgcttttgtgtgtgcgtgtgtgtgcttgtgcgtgtgcttttgtgtgtgtgtgcttgtgtgtgtgcttgtgtgtgtgcttgtgtgtgcgtgtgtgcgtgtgtctgtgtgtgtgtgcacactatGTTGTTTAGCTGTCGGGGAATCCCTCAGCTTGTCCCTCTGTTTACTCGGTTTACAAACAGCTGAGGAAGTTCTGAGGAGGAGCCCAGttccaggtgtttgtgtgtttatgtgggtcATGATATTACTACCCAATAAGACTTTCCAACCCTGTCTAGAGTTCAGACCGGATTGAGACAAATAATTATATTTTTTAACTTGTATGTCCACTCGTTGATGCTGTTTTTGATGCAGTCCACCTTAATTTACAGTCAGTTAAAAATGTTGTCCGTGTGTAAAACAAAGATTGTCGACATGGAGTTTAACCTGTATTCGTCCCACCTTGAAGCACCTTCATGGGTCTGTTGAGCCTGCCTGCATGTCAGTGATCCTTCAAGATCcgtcacagacacccacacacaccactacagtGTGTCTGCATCTGCTGCTGGTTACAGTCCCTCTCAGACATGttggtggacacacacagatgcacacacacacacacacagaaccccaaAGCACGCTCCCTTTCTGCCCGTCCACTACCCCCTTGTCCCCCAATCCCAACCCTCCAAACTTCAAGAaacgtctacatttacatttagtcatttagcagacgctcttatccagagcgacttacagtaagtacagggacattccccccccgaggcaagtagggtgaagtaccttgcccaaggacacaactttatttttgcacggctggaaatcgaaccagcgaccttcttattactagcccgattctctaacagctcagccacctgactccctctagaAACATTCTACTCTACTTCTGCAttccttgctgtgtgtgtgtgtgtgtgtgtgtgtgtgtgtgtgtgtgtgtgtgtgtgtgtgcgtacgtgtttgtgtgtgtgtgtgtgtacgagcgtGGGTGTGTTTATGGCTGGGCAGCATGTCTTAGATCTTTGTCATCCTAGCCGGAGGTGTTGTATAACTGAAAAACATGTTGTTCATAtggatgtggggtgtgtgtgtaacatcccCGGATGCAGTCTGGTAGACACCAGTAAGCCTAAAAAAACTGCTGGACTAGTGAACCTAGATACGGAGGCCCTATCTCCCCGCTATCTTCACTATCTTAGCCTGAGAGAACGTAGGAGAGAAGAGCTGAAAAGAAGACACTGACTGGTTGCTGCACTTACAGATAGTGCACGGTTATCACCAGGTTCCAGCCCTGAAATCTACTTCCTAATAATCAAGATAAACTTCAGAATTGCGTATATTTATGAAAGGTGTGAAAGGAGAGTATATTCTACGTCTTAGCTGTTTGCAAAGGTGTCATCTATCTCAGAGACAGTCCGAGTCTGAGGAAGTATGGTTGGGGTCAAAGTTCACAATGACAATAAATGGCCTGAGAGGCCGAAGCAAATATCTCTGAGCTCCAGGATCGATATGATATATTTACCCTAAGCTGTGCTCCGCCATTTTGTAGAAAGTAGTTCCTTGTAGCGGGAGACACAAGCTACTCTCTTCCCATAGGAACTGAAATCTTCTGTGTAGGCAGGAACTGAAAACATCTGTAGATGTAAGAATTTGAATATCGGAACACCGTCTTTCTGTCGGCGTAAATCTCTCATCATGCTATTGCTTCTGTTTGAAAGGGTATATATTAAATGATAGCTaagtctcctcctccccccccccctctctctctctctctcttctccagtgCTGTTGACGTGGGTGAACTGCTCCAGTGTGAGATGGGCCACGCGTGTTCAGGACATCTTCACCGCCGGCAAACTGCTGGCACTggccctcatcatcatcatgggcATCGTGCAGATCTGCAAGGGTAAgccccatctgtgtgtgtgtgtgggcaagtatgtgtgtgtgtgtggggggtgggcaagtatgtgtgtgtgtggggggggggggcaagtatgtgtgtgtgtgtgtggggggtggggggcaagtatgtgtgtgtgtgtggggggtgggcaagtatgtgtgtgtgtgtggggggggggcaagtatgtgtgtgtgtgtgtgtgtgggaaagtatgtgtgtgtgggcaagtatgtgtgtgtgtgtgtgtgtgggcaagtatgtgtgtgtgggcaagtaagtgtgtgtgtgtgtgtgtgggcaagtatgtgtgtgtgggcaagtatgtgtgtgtgtgtggggggggggcaagtttgtgtttgtgtgtgtgtgtgtgtggggggggcaagtttgtgtgtgtgggcaagtatgtgtgtgtgtgtgtgtgtgggcaagtatgtgtgtgtgggcaagtatgtgtgtgtgtgtgtgtgtgtgggcaagtatgtgtgtgtgggcaagtatgtgtgtgtgggtgcgtgtctcTAACCATCAGCATGCCACCATCTCTGAGAGCCATAGACCACTCTGATCCTACACACAGGGTGGGTCAGTGGGTCCAGTCGCCGGGAGGGGGGGTCTCCCCGTCAGCTCCCAGAGTGGAGGTTGTGGGGTTCACAGGCCCCTGGTTGAGATCCCAGCACTAATGCGGTTGTCACGGCGGCGGGCCTCTGTGGGATTAGTAAAGATGACCGGACTGACGGTCAGTTGTGACAGAGGCTTCACAGAGCGCAGTGACGCCAGCCACCGCATTATGGGATGGATCCACAGAGAAAACACAGGGGGATCTGCCTGTTGGTACAGCAACACAATGATCGACTCAGCCACTCAGGCTGataaagggaagagagagggagaaggggagaggaagggaagagagggggatgcaggGCGGCGGAAaaaaggggggaaagagagatagagagagcgcgcggatgggagaaagagagattaacCTAAAAAACGAAAGGGGCATGTTGGTAGGATAATGAgattggagggagagaaggaagggaggatggagacagaAGCGAGGGATATTGAGCAGACACTGCAAGAGCCAATAATGCTTACTCAGTCTAATCCAATCTCAGTCCCCATGTAGTTACCCTTTCAACAGGAATTAATAaaccagcacacgcacacacgtacacaggttTGTTTCAACAAAGGAACACTTTTTCACTCCCATTCAGTATCGGGATACCTCtaactcctaaccctaaccttaacccttgaTGTGATTCTAACCCGAAGACTGATTCTAACCCTACACCTCCTAAAGCCCACTACAAATAGCACTTGAAGTTGTGGAGTCCAAGATACGTGACTTCTCActgtcccctgtcccccccccccccccctgcaggggAGTACCACTGGCTGGAGCCTAAGAACGCCTTCGAGCCCTTCCAGGAGTACGACGTGGGGCTCATAGCGCTGGCCTTCCTACAGGGTTCCTTCGCCTACGGGGGCTGGAACTTCCTCAACTACGTCACAGAGGAGCTGGTGGACCCTTATGTGTGAGTAACCACAGACTTCTTCTCTCACTCGTGTCATGCAGATGTGTCCCATGCTGCACTGCATGCAGCCTCTCTTACCCATTACAGGACTGGGGACCAACAGGACCTCAGAATACTTGTAGAGTATTTCTTGTAGAGTCACTCATGTCTTTTCATATCCCTTCTAACTCTTTTAtccatccctccgtctgtctcctccatccctccacctgtctctcctccatctgtctctcctccatccctcccactgtctctcttccatctgtctctcctccatccctcccactgtctctcttccatctgtctctccaccatccctccaactgtctctcctccatccctccatctgtctctcctccatccctccacctgtctctcctccatctgtctctcctccatccctccacctgtctctcctccatccctccacctgtctctcctccatctgtctctcctccatccctccatctgtctctcctccatccctccacctgtctctcctccatctgtctctcctccatccctccacctgtctctcctccatctgtctctcctccatccctccatctgtctctcctccatccctgtaGGAACCTTCCTCGTGCCATCTTCATCTCCATCCCCCTGGTGACGTTCGTCTACGTCTTTGCGAACATCGCCTACGTCACCGCCATGAGCCCCCAGGAGCTGCTGGCCTCCAATGCCGTTGCCGTGGTGAGTAActccacccagaccctcccTGCTGGTCATTAACGTGTGTCTGCTGTCGAGAGAAACTCCAGCTCCCTCTGGTGGTCACAGCATGTCAATGTATAAGGTTGCTGGATTGTTTTTTGGTGCTTTCACAACGTTTCTCATTAGTaaagccttctctctctctctctctctctctctctctctctctctctctctctctctctctctctctctctctctctctctctctctctctctctctctttcccccccagaCGTTTGGTGAGAAGCTCCTGGGAGTGATGTCATGGATCATGCCCATCTCTGTGGCTCTCTCTACCTTCGGAGGGGTCAACGgttccctcttcacctcctctcggTCAGTCTGCCCCATCATCTTACCCCAGCTACACGCTGTTGACCATGAGCTATGCGTGCTGCTATGTATTACGT
This genomic interval carries:
- the slc7a8a gene encoding solute carrier family 7 member 8a — translated: MTDGPRQRGSVASGGDAAAGSEKDAGGGGVALKKEIGLVSACGIIVGLCFLRLWIAVLVIYPTNQAVIALTFSNYVLQPLFPTCFPPESGLRLLAAVCLLLLTWVNCSSVRWATRVQDIFTAGKLLALALIIIMGIVQICKGEYHWLEPKNAFEPFQEYDVGLIALAFLQGSFAYGGWNFLNYVTEELVDPYVNLPRAIFISIPLVTFVYVFANIAYVTAMSPQELLASNAVAVTFGEKLLGVMSWIMPISVALSTFGGVNGSLFTSSRLFFAGAREGHLPSLLAMIHVKRCTPIPALLFTCLSTLLMLCTSDMYTLINYVGFINYLFYGVTVAGQIVLRIKEPDIHRPIKISLVWPVIYLLFWAFLLIFSLYSEPVVCGIGLAIMLTGVPVYFLGVYWDNKPQCFNTFVAKMTYLGQKFCVVVYPAMTGSTGEAGSGEEEGEEMEARDALSK